A DNA window from Parus major isolate Abel chromosome 9, Parus_major1.1, whole genome shotgun sequence contains the following coding sequences:
- the LOC107208702 gene encoding intestinal-type alkaline phosphatase-like, with product MALAPAHQPSAGARNWPSPDCLDQDGGSGLDGHAGPLGVHLEHPALLSPPDAEKTPGYWNRGARRRLELALALHPAAQRAKNIILFMGDGMGVSTVSAARIYKGQLAGGSGEESILAMETFPHVALAKTYTIDRQVPDSAGTGTAYLCGVKANAKTLGLSGAAVYGKCHTTFGNEVDSVLHRARLAGKSVGIVTTTRVQHASPGAAYAHSASRSWYADANMPKEALRDGCKDIAHQLIHNTDINVILGGGRMYMTPKRTPDPEYPEDPDQNGTRKDGRDLIAEWLSAKQGARYVWDKKGLDAVKDDSVSHLMGLFEPKDMKYELNRNTSTDPSIVEMTEKAIRILRRNPNGFFLFVEDDHIPLAGGRIDHGHHSGRAKQALMEAVMLDRAVARAGELTSPTDTLTVVTADHSHVFTFGGSTPRGNSIFGLAPKKAKDKRDYTSILYGNGPGYSIRDGARPHPTGMNTGDKDYRQQAAVPLETETHSGEDVLVMAQGPMAHLFHGVQEQHYIAHAMAYAACLEPYATEPGCRAARRASHGTQCSPQPLLALLALCMAALIVRG from the exons ATGGCCCTGGCACCAGCACATCAGCcctctgcaggagccaggaaCTGGCCAAGCCCCGACTGCCTGGATCAGGATGGGGGATCAGGGCTGG ATGGCCATGCTGGACCCCTTGGGGTGCACCTGgagcacccagctctgctctcacctcCAGATGCTGAGAAGACCCCGGGCTACTGGAATAGAGGTGCCAGGAGGAGGCTGGAATtggccctggccctgcaccCAGCAGCACAGCGGGCCAAGAACATCATCCTCTTTATGGGTGATG GCATGGGGGTGTCCACCGTGTCAGCAGCTCGGATCTACAAGGGGCAGCTGGCCGGTGGCTCAGGCGAGGAGAGCATCTTGGCCATGGAGACCTTTCCCCACGTAGCCCTGGCCAAG ACCTACACCATTGACCGCCAGGTGCCCGACAGCGCTGGCACGGGCACCGCCTACCTGTGTGGGGTGAAGGCCAACGCCAAGACTCTGGGACTGAGCGGGGCAGCCGTCTATGGAAAATGCCACACCACCTTTGGCAATGAGGTGGACTCTGTCCTGCACCGGGCCAGGCTGGCAG GCAAGTCTGTGGGCATCGTGACGACCACGCGGGTGCAGCACGCGTCCCCCGGGGCAGCCTACGCGCACTCGGCCAGCCGGAGCTGGTACGCTGACGCCAACATGCCCAAGGAGGCCCTGCGGGACGGCTGCAAGGACATCGCCCACCAGCTGATACACAACACTGACATCAAC GTGATCCTGGGCGGTGGGAGGATGTACATGACCCCCAAGCGGACTCCGGACCCCGAGTACCCAGAGGATCCGGATCAAAATGGCACCAGGAAGGACGGCCGGGACTTGATTGCGGAGTGGCTGAGTGCCAAGCAG GGTGCCCGCTACGTCTGGGACAAGAAGGGCCTGGATGCGGTCAAAGATGACTCTGTGAGCCACCTTATGG GCCTCTTTGAGCCCAAGGACATGAAGTATGAGCTGAACCGCAACACATCCACAGACCCCTCCATCGTGGAGATGACGGAAAAGGCCATCCGCATCCTGCGCAGGAACCCCAATGGCTTCTTCCTCTTTGTGGAAGATGA CCACATTCCCCTTGCAGGTGGCAGAATTGACCATGGCCACCACAGTGGTCGGGCCAAGCAGGCGCTGATGGAGGCCGTGATGCTGGACCGGGCAGTGGCACGGGCTGGTGAGCTCACCTCCCCCACTGACACCCTGACCGTGGTGACAGCCGATCACTCCCATGTCTTCACTTTTGGGGGCAGCACACCACGTGGCAACTCCATCTTTG ggctggcccCCAAGAAAGCCAAGGACAAGCGAGACTACACCAGCATCCTCTATGGCAATGGTCCTGGCTACAGCATCCGTGACGGGGCCCGTCCA CATCCCACTGGCATGAACACAGGA GACAAGGATTACAGacagcaggcagctgtgcccctggaGACAGAGACTCACAGTGGGGAAGACGTGTTGGTGATGGCCCAGGGCCCCATGGCCCACCTCTTCCACggggtgcaggagcagcactaCATCGCCCATGCCATGGCCTACGCTGCCTGCCTCGAGCCCTATGCCACAGAGCCTGGATGCAGGGCAGCCCGCAGAGCCTCCCATGGCACACagtgctccccacagcccctgctcgCCCTCCTGGCCCTCTGCATGGCTGCCCTCATAGTGAGGGGCTAA
- the LOC107208699 gene encoding intestinal-type alkaline phosphatase-like, which yields MRLLASLILCLCAGFSTAIIPAEEEKPSFWNKKAAAAIEASLKIQPRISQAKNLLLFLGDGFGIPSITATRILKAQLQGKLGPETPLALDAFPYVALSKTYSVDRHVPDSASTATAYLCGVKGNYKTIGVSAAARYLQCNTTAGNEVISVLQRARKAGKSVGIVTTSRVQHASPSGTYAHVVDRNWYADSSMPQEARQQGCKDIAWQLVHNVDINVIMGGGRKYMSPVGTPDPEYPADSGQNGIREDGKNLINTWLEARPGARYVWNRTEMLAAAANPSVKYLMGLFEPGDMKYELVHNATLDPSLSEMTEAAITILSRNPKGFYLFVEGGRIDHGHHEGAAQKALTEAVEFDRAIERAGTLTDEAETLTVVTADHSHVFSFGGYTLRGSSIFALAPKTAIDEKNYTSILYGNGPGYPGAIRPNVDPDTAMQFDYLQQAAVPLKSESHGGEDVAILAKGPMAHLFHGVQEQTCVAHVMAYAACIEPYTDCRQGNSAPGIRATPLALLLSPLLLPLFH from the exons ATGCGGCTCCTGGCATCTCTCATCCTCTGCCTCTGCGCAGGGTTCAGCACCGCTATCATCCCAG CGGAGGAGGAGAAACCATCCTTCTGGAACAagaaggcagctgcagccattGAAGCCTCCCTGAAAATCCAGCCCAGGATAAGCCAAGCTAAAAACCTACTCCTTTTTCTTGGGGATG gatttgggatccccAGCATCACAGCCACCCGCATCCTAAAGGcgcagctgcaggggaagctgGGCCCTGAGACCCCTCTTGCCCTGGATGCTTTCCCCTACGTGGCTCTCTCTAAG ACCTACAGTGTGGACAGGCACGTCCCCGACAGCGCGTCGACAGCCACAGCCTATCTCTGCGGGGTGAAGGGCAACTACAAGACCATAGGGGTGAGCGCGGCCGCCCGATACTTGCAGTGCAACACCACGGCCGGCAACGAGGTGATCTCAGTGCTGCAGCGAGCCCGCAAAGCTG GGAAGTCAGTGGGTATCGTGACCACGTCGCGGGTGCAGCACGCGTCACCCTCGGGGACCTATGCGCACGTGGTGGACCGGAACTGGTACGCGGACTCCAGCATGCCCCAGGAGGCGCGGCAGCAGGGCTGCAAGGACATCGCCTGGCAGCTGGTCCACAACGTCGACATCAAT GTGATCATGGGTGGTGGTCGGAAATACATGAGCCCTGTGGGAACACCGGACCCTGAGTACCCCGCTGACAGCGGGCAGAACGGGATACGCGAGGATGGGAAAAACCTCATCAACACGTGGCTGGAGGCACGGCCA GGTGCCCGCTATGTCTGGAACAGGACAGAGATGCTGGCTGCTGCGGCCAACCCCAGTGTGAAATATTTGATGG GTCTGTTTGAACCTGGGGACATGAAGTATGAACTGGTGCATAACGCCACCCTGGACCCATCACTCAGTGAGATGACGGAGGCAGCCATCACCATCCTGAGCAGGAACCCCAAAGGGTTCTACCTCTTTGTGGAAG GTGGCAGAATCGACCATGGCCACCATGAAGGCGCAGCCCAAAAGGCACTGACGGAGGCGGTGGAGTTTGACCGGGCCATCGAGCGGGCAGGCACCCTGACAGACGAGGCTGAGACCCTCACTGTTGTCACCGCTGACCACTCACACGTGTTCTCCTTTGGTGGCTACACACTGCGTGGTTCCTCCATCTTCG ctctggcaccCAAGACAGCCATTGACGAGAAGAATTACACATCCATCCTCTACGGGAATGGGCCGGGATACCCAGGCGCTATACGACCCAACGTGGACCCAGACACAGCCA TGCAGTTCGATTACCTGCAGCAGGCGGCCGTGCCCCTCAAGTCGGAGAGCCATGGTGGTGAGGATGTGGCCATCCTGGCCAAGGGTCCCATGGCCCACCTCTTCCACGGGGTGCAGGAGCAGACCTGTGTAGCCCACGTCATGGCCTACGCCGCCTGCATCGAGCCCTACACTGACTGCCGCCAAGGGAACTCTGCCCCTGGCATCCGCGCCAcgcccctggccctgctcctctctcccctccttcTACCCCTCTTCCACTGA